In the genome of Chryseobacterium sp. 52, the window ATATGACGACGGAACAAGAGATTTTCCTAAAGGCCTTGAACCGACAGACTGGAATAATCCCTTATTTTTTGAACAGTCGAAGAGATTTACCAATGATAACTTCAGCACTTTCAAAACCAAAGCTGATATGGGGTCAAATCTGCAGGTAGCGCTGGGAAGAACATTTGCCCTTAAAAATAATAATAAGTGGGGATTTGCCGGAGCATTTACGGTAAGAAATGAACAGAATAAGCTGGATATTGACCATACAGGAAGAGGAAACTGGCTGGACACTACAGCACCATATGATCCCAACTGGCAGGCAAATGGGACAAATCCTATCGTATTTTACAACTTTAAAAACAAAGGAGCTTCTTATAACTATAATTCCACATTAGGCGGAATGCTTAATTTCGGATTACAGTTGGGCAAAAACAGAATCTCTTTCCGTAATTCGTATACCCATATTTATGATAATACACTGACACGAACTACAGGATGGAATGAATATACAGGAGGTAGCGGAATGGCTGTTAATGCCGAAGCATCCTATAATTATTTCTACAACGGAATTATTCCCAATAATAATCCTGCACAGATCAAGGCTCTGGACAAACCCTATACCGACAATACCGATTATCCTATTTATCAGACACTTTTGCAGAACAAACTGGAAGGAAATCACAAAGTTGGAAATGTTGATATCAACTGGTTTGCTGCAAGAACGGGAGTAAAATCCGACACCAAAGACTACACACAGTATCTGAGCCAATATGATTTCGTGGGAAGTGAGATTCTTACCTATCATATGATTTACAATTCAGCATCTAATTTTTACAGGGGATATATCGCCAATAAAGAAACAGATTATAACTACGGAACTTCCCTAAAGTGGAATATAGATACGGGAAGCTTTAAAACTGATATTAAAGCGGGCTACGCTGGTGTTGTAAAAAATAATACCAATCAACAGCAGAAATTCTTTCTTCGGGTAGATGAAAACAGGGATGTCCCGAATAGTGAAAAAGGCTTTATATCGATGTATGGTTCTTTGAATCAGTGGTTTGATGGTTCTAAATATGTTCCGGGAGGAATAGGATGGCAAACAAAACCTATGTACAAGAATGACAGGTATGAAGGGAAAGTAACCCAGAATGCATTTTATGTCATGTTTGACAACAGATGGAAGAATCAATTCAGGTTAGTGTGGGGAGTTCGCGCAGAATATTTTAAATATGACCTTGTTTCCCAGCAAATTGACGAAGCAGACAATCAGACTGTTAAAAAAGCTCCTATTGATGATAAAGCATGGCAGTGGATGCCATCCTTAAATTTCACTTACAGCCCGACCAATAAAATTAATGTAAGACTGGCCTACAACAAAACAGTGATTCGTCCTCAATTCAATGAGAGAACAGGGCTTCCGTATTTTGATCCCGTAGCAAACGGTTTGATTTATAACACAGAAATGACCTCATCAGTAGTCAACAACTATGATTTCAAATTTGAATGGTTTCCCGGTTTGGGAGAAATATTCTCTGCAGGATTGTATTATAAGGATATCAACAGACCTATCGAACGTGAAGGACGTCTTTCTGATGAGGGGAACCTGTATCTGTATAATGGAAATTCAAAAAATGCAAAACTGAAAGGGGTAGAGGCAGAAGTAAGAAAAAATCTTGGTTTTATCGCTGAAGGATCTCTTTTAGAAAAGCTGTATATCAATGGAAATTTTACGTATAACACAACGAAAGTAATAGCTTTTAAAGATCAGTATAAAACAGGGGATGATGACAGAACCTATGAAGTGGAAAGACCTCTTTACGGACAGACTCCTTATGCCTACAATTTAGGAGTTACCTACGACGGAAACCGTTTGGGTGCCAGTTTTTTATATAATGCAAAAGGCGATCAGTACATTACTGTAGGATATGCTTATAATGGTGAAGAAATACAGCGTCCGTATGCAGTAGCAGATGCGCAGATTTCCTATAAATTCTTAAGAAACAGAAATCTCGAAGTTAAATTCAATGCCAAAAATCTCTTCAACAGAGTGAAAGAGTTTTACAACAATTTTAACTCCTATTCGGTACCAAACGGATCTGCCGGAAGTACTATATCAACAGACAGGGAAGCCTGGCAGCTATTGCCCGGAGCCACAGATAAGTATGACAAAAACATTGATAAGATCACATTTCGTGCTTACAGCGGAAGAGTATTTGGGGTAAGCGTGAATTATACATTTTAATATCTGATTTAAACTGATACAATAAAAAGCTGGTCCCAATAAAACTTACAATCATGAAAAAACTAACCTTGCTTGCTATAACCGGATTATTAATCACAGCCTGCCAGAGGGATCATTTAGAAGATTCTTCAGCTCCGTTCGAAATGACGCAGACTTCAGCAGAATATATTACAGTTTCATCCTTGCCTGTGACTTCTGTAAGCGGTCATATCACATCCAATACAACATGGAGTGGTGTTATTGAAATCGATGGAATTGTAACCGTTAAAGATGGCGCTACATTAACAATTCTTCCCGGAACTTACATTAAGGCAAAACCAAAGGATACAGCTTTACCTACAGGGCTTCTGGTCATTACAAAAACTGGAAAAATTAATGCTGCTGGAACAGAAACCCAGCCCATTGTTTTTACAAGTTACAGACTGTTGGATGGAGATGAAAATACCATCCCTCAGCCCGGAGACTTCGCTGGTGTTATCCTGTTGGGAAATGCGCCCACAAATACACCATCCACGACGACAATTGACGGACTTTTTGGATCTGATTACTATTATGGTGGAAGCAATCAGGATCACAATGGTGGAATAATGAAATATGTACGTATTGAGTTCGGAGGATCTGATATTTTACCACAGCTGATTCACGAAGTTACATCTCTTACATTAGCTGGAGTAGGAAAAGGAACTATACTGGACCATATCCAGGTTTCTTACGGTAAAGATGACTCTTTTGAATTCTTTGGAGGAAACGTAAATGCCACTAACCTGATTTCCTTTGCCCCTGATGATGATAACTTCGATTTTAATACCGGATATACAGGAACTATTACTTGTGCATTGTCTTTAGCCGATTACAATTCTACACACAGCCTCAGTGGAAGTGTCTATGATTCTAACGGAATAGAGTTGAATAACAATCCCACTGGAATTGCTACCTCATTGATCACTCATCCTATCATCAATAATCTAACAATTATAGGGGCCTGGAAAGCTGCTTTTGGTAAAAATTATGGAAAAGGTATCTATATCAGAAGAAACGGAAAATTAACACTAAACAATACGATAGTAACAGGTTATCCTACAGGAATCAAGGTAGAGGGAACCGGTTCAGAGCTTTCTTCCAACTCAGATTATACCAGCATTAAGATACATGGATTTGATGTTGCTGCTGCCGGTGCGGGAACAGCAGGGATTTCTGCAGCTAATTTACTTATAGGATCAGCTTCACCCGGCTGGGGGATGAATCAACCTTTCTTTAATGAAGGAGGCTGGAATGTCTCTCCGGGAAATTGTGGAAATTTCCAGGGACTTTGGACAAAATATAACTTTTCAATTTTGGAGTAAGAACTTTAAAAACAGGAAAATTCATTACTGATCTTCTGTTTTTGAAAAGAATAAAATAAAAGAGCTCATTGATGTGTAATGTACAGGTTTTCGGAAACCTGAGGACGATCCGGATCGATACTGATGATGCGCACAGCAGTACCGGATCAGATAAAAACCGGCCGCTGTTATTTTTTTCCGGACAGCAGCGGATAAACAGGGAACCCCGGCAGGACAGCTCCTCCTGAAATGCAGGGTGATTATACAACCAAATCGCAGGAATATAGAGGCGGATGTTCCTATTTAATAAAAAATTCGGTCATAAAAATAATATAACCGGGTCTACTAAAAATTATAACAATGAAAAAACTAACTTTAATTGCTGCTACAGCATTATCTCTTATTGCTTGTCAAAATGATAGCCTTGCAGATTCTTCTACTCCTTTTGAAATGAAGCCTGCTTCTGCTGAGTATCTTACAGCTTCTTCTCTTCCTGTAACTACTGTAAGCGGTGATATTACTTCAAATACAACATGGAGTGGTGTTGTAGAACTTGACGGTATTGTAACAGTAAAGAACGGTGCTGTATTAACGATTCAGCCGGGAACTTTCATTAAGGCAAAACCAAACACATCCAATACCGCTACAGGAGTTTTAGTAATCTCTAAAACAGGTCAGATCAATGCTACCGGTACAGAATCTCAGCCGATTATTTTTACAAGTTATAAACTGTTAGATGGAAACGAAAATACAACGGCTGCTCCTGGAGACTTCGGTGGTGTGATTATTTTAGGTGATGCACCTGCGAATACACCTGATACTAAGACGATTGAAGGATTGTCAGGTTCAGATTTTTATTACGGAGGGTCCAATGCATCTCACAACGGAGGTACATTGAAGTATGTTCGTATTGAATTTGCAGGATTCGATCTTTTAGCTCCAAACTCAGGAAACGAGATCAACGGTCTTACTTTAGGAGGTGTTGGAAGTGGTACTACTTTAGATCATATCCAGGTTTCTTACGGTAAAGATGACTCTTTCGAATTCTTCGGAGGTACAGTAAATGCTTCTAACCTGGTTTCTTTTGCTGCGGATGATGATAACTTTGACTTTGACAACGGATACACAGGAACAATTACCAATGCACTTGCTTTAGCAGATACTAACTCTACACACAGTTTAAGTGGTGGTGTTTCTGATACTAACGGGATTGAATTGGATAATAACGCAACAGGTACTGCTACACCGCTTATCACAAATCCGGTAATCAACAATCTTACTATTGTAGGATCACGTACTAATGTGTTATATACTACATCAACACCTTCCGGATCTTTTTATGAAAACGGTATTCACATCAGAAGAGCTGGTAAATTAACGTTAAATAACGCTGTAGTGACAGGATATCCTGTTGGAATCAAAGTAGAAGGTACAGGTTCTGAATTAACTTCAGCTTCTAACCTAAGCTCAATCCAGGTACACGGATTTACAACTTCTGTTACAGGTGCAGGTACATCAGGAATTCCTGCTGCTAACCTATTGACAGGAACTACCGCTTCATCTTGGGGTATGAGCCAGCCGTTCTTCAACGAAGGACCATGGAACGTATCGCCTAGAAACGGTGGAAACTTCCAGGGAGCATGGACTAAATATGACTTCTCTATTCAGGAATAAGACCTTAAATGCAGGGGAAGCTTCCCATGTCTTTCCCTGCTTTTATTTTTTTTAATCTCTAATAATCTGTATTATGAAAAAACTATTTTTATTATCTATTGTATTGGTATCACAGGCTGCAGCAGCGCAGTTTCAGGTATGGAGCAATTCTTTTGATACACCCGCTGATCTTCAGGGATGGACTACCCATGACCTTAACAACAACGGAAACGGATGGGTACAGGGACAAAATATCTATTTCAACGGGACTACTCTTACTTATGGTACTTCCGGGACTCTCCGCTATTCGACAAGTCTGGTTCCCACAGGTACAGTTCCAAACTTTGGTTCTGAAAACGACTGGATCATTTCTCCAGAGATCAATCTCGAAGGAGCATCCGGTACCATTAATCTGGCAGCCTATATCGGAAGACAGAGAACAACACACCTTAATTTCGGACGTGATCTGTATATTTATGTAAGTACCCCTCAGAAGCCTGTTCCTACATTGGCAGATTTTCAGACAATGGCTGTAGATGGAAGTGGAAATGATATTCCAAGTCCATACAGAATTGTAGCAGGAACGCTCAGCAATCCTTTCCCGGCTGATCTTACCCAGTTTAAAGAAAACCTTATAGATATTTCTGCTTTTGCCGGTAAAAAAATCTACATCGGTTTGTGGTCTAACAGAAAAACGAGCGGAAACAATCTGCAGAATATTAATATTGATGAAATGGCTATTTATGCTTCAACATTTTTGGGAACAAAAGATGTCAAGAAGAAAGAAAATTTAACCCAAATAAAGGAAAACCCGGTAAAGGAATTCCTTCAGTTTCAACTTAATCCAAGCTTTAAAGAAAGTATGACGACAGTCAATATTTACAATATGGCCGGACAAAAAGTGCTTTCAGCTTCATATAACAGATCTGTCAATGTCGTTTCATTGCAGGCTGGAACATATATAGCAGAAGTTTCTGACGGAAAAACAACGGAAAGTCTGAAGTTTATCAAAAAATAAACAGCGGTCATTCTCTACCAACCTTCAGATGATTCTGTAGGAATTAACATGAAAATTTTAATAGATTAAAAGGGATTTGCAACTTCCCCGCAGAGAACTTTTGATCATCAACATATCCAACTTAGTTTTTATAATTATCCTGTTGCCCCGCTTACCGATGGGCGGGGCAATATTTCTAAGTTCGATTTTATAATTTAAATTAATCTAAATGAATAAGTTCATTGCATTACTATTTTTTAGCCTATTTGTTTCCTGTGCAGACAGCAGCGTTATGCAGCCGTTTGATAAATCACAGAAACCTGCCGAAGTTAATATTAAAGGATATTCAAAGCCGGACGTTCTCCAGTTGAGACTGAACGGAACACCGGTAACGATTAACGGAAGCACTTCTTATACCGACAAAATAGAAACCCGGCTCAATTTCGTTCTGGATGAAGGCGAAACAGACAGGCTCGGGGTCTATAATAACGAAACGGGTGCCGAGGTAGCCCATTATAATATTACCTACGACAACATCAATGACTACAAAACCCTGAATTTTTTCAATCTTCCGGGGATCTTCCTGCAGACTTCCGCAGTAAAGCCACAGGTTAACCTGGGAAAAGTAGGATTTGAATTCATTTTTCCAAATCTTGGTGAATATTCCGGTACTGCCCTTAAAAATGTGAAAGGCGTATTAAAAAGAGAGAATGGAGTAGTGCTTGCAGAATTTGACAATATCGGAAAAGATAATTTCACAGCAGTGAAAATATATAGCTTTTTCAGTAATACAGCTCCTGTTTATCTTGAACTCTATAAACCAGGTACCTCCGATCCTTATACCGGATCTGAAATCATTAAAGTAAAAATAAAGCAGGACATGGGAGCCAATTTAATCGTGCTTCAGGAAAAAATGGAAAATGGAATCTTGATGGTCAAGGGAGAGATTGATGTAGCGGATTATTTGTAACAGCTATTCTGTATGAAGAAATATTTTAATTTTCAGTTACTGCTGCTTTTTGCGGTTTCTATTTTTATCTTATCATGCAATAATAATGATGATGAGAGCATCCCCAATTTTCCGGAAGGAAGTACAGAATCTGTAAACCTATGGGTGCAGGACAGTATGAGGCGCTATTATTACTGGGCAGATCAGATGCCTGCCAAACCGGATTATCATCTCCCTGTAAAAGATTTTTTTAAAAGTCTGTTGTATTCTCAGGACCGCTTTTCATTCATGGTGAATACCCAGGATCCTTCCTCCTATCCGCGTTCTGTCCGGAATATGTATGGTTTTGATTATGCCGTGATACAGCTGGCCAATGGGAGCGTAGTGACTGCGGTAAAACTGGTTATGAAAAACTCTCCTGCCTTTAATTCAGGTTTACAGAGAGGTATGATGATTACGAAGATCAATGGAAAAACCATCACAGCAGCCAATGCAGAAGAATTAACGTCCTCTATTAAAGATCAGACCGTCATAGAACTTACGGTTGGAAACTGGAAAAACGGAGCTGTTACCGATGAAAAAAGCATCACCGTATATTACGGTTATTCTTTTGAACAGCCTCTGGAATCTAAAATATTTGAAAAAAACGGTAAAAAAACAGGATATCTCTATGTTTATGATTTTCCGGATGGAATGACCTCTGTTTTAAATCAAAAATTTGCGGCTTTCAAAGCAGCCGGAGTACAGGAGCTGATTCTGGATCTCCGTTACAATTACGGAGGGTCAGTATCCTCAGCAGCAGCACTCTGTTCACTAATTCCATCAGGAATATCATCATCTTCACCGTTTATTATCTACAGAGGAAACAAAAACGGAGGTGAAGTAAAACGGACATTTGCCCAGCAGATCACTTACGATCCCGGTGCACTTGATTTCAATTCGCTTCATGCCAATGCCTTGAACCTGAATAAAGTCTATATTCTTACCTCAGGCAGTACAGCTTCTGCCTCTGAAATTGTGATCAATAATCTTAAACCTTATATGCAGGTTATACAGGTAGGAGATGTTACGTTGGGTAAAGATATGGCCGGATTTATTGTAGAAGATAAAAGGAAACCCAAAAAGATCTCATGGCTGCTTCATCCTGTTATTTATAAAGTATTTAATGCCAATGGGGAAGGGGCTTACAGTAATGGAATTTCTCCACAGATTACAGCCAATGAATATACTACACTGCCATTGCTTCCGTTGGGAGATGCTGAGGAAACCCTGATTTCATCTGCCTTAAACAGTATTTATTCAAAATCAGCAGGTAAAGAGGCTTTGGACAAAAGTGTTAAAGTTTTATTTCAAAGCGATACGCCTTCTGCAGCCATCGGAAAGTGAACGTTTTCTATATTTTAATACATAAACCAACAGCCTATGCAAGGAATAGAACCTAAATTTCACAGCAGCCTCACAGACCGTATGGATTATTACCGTGGTTTGCTGAAAAAAATAGCTGATGATCCTGAAATCCAGCCTTCTGATATGATTTCAAGGGTATCGGAACTAAGTGAACTGTATGAAGATTATCTGGCCAATAAAAGGCAATTGGAAAGGAGTATAAAAAGTTACAGACAATATCACAATGATCTGCGTAAACACCTGACTTTACGGGTACGTGAATTAAGAAGAAAGGTGAAACAGAAGTGATTCTATTTTAAATGTTTAAAGACATTTAAGGTATTAAAAAAGTCAAGATAAAAATCATTGATTGTTTAAGGAAAAGGTTACTTAAAGCAAAGTTTTTCTTAATATTATATTGATCTTTGATGGTTTAAAAAAATTCACTGTTTTTCAAAATCTACCAGAGTTTGATACTTTAAAAAGAAATTTATATATTGATGAAGCTAAGTTCACAGATGACGAATGTATGGATCTTGATTGGTTTGATTTTTCATTGTATTTAAAGATATTCCGGCAGTTCTCCTGGTTACAGTGGATCGTATTCAGCCTTTTATCTAATGCCTTTTTATGTGTATTTTCAATAGGACTGTATCAGTTTATCGAAAAAACTTGTCGTAAAGAACAACTACAGGAACAGAGCCATCCTGTCACAAGATCTGATTTCTCTCTCTGTCTTCTCACCATTTTCTGCAATAGTTTAGTTATGTTACTGGGTGTTTTTTTATGGAAAGCAAACTGGATTATTCTGGATCAAAATCCTTCTACAGGTTCAGCTGTTCTGGAAACGATTGCTTTAATCCTGCTTATGGATCTTCTGATGTACTTCTTTCATTATGCTGCCCATTTGCCTTTTGTGTATAAAATATTGCATGGTAAACATCATGAACATATAAGCACTAATTTCCTAAGTCTTTTTGTATTGCATCCTTTTGAAACCATTGGTTTTGGATTTATGATTTTAGCTTTACTGATGAGTTATGATTTTTCAGTGATGTCCATTACCTTTTATCTATTAATCAATCTTATTTGGGGAACTATCGGACATTTGAACAGGGAATTCTTTCCGGCATCATTTGACAATTTTTTTATAGGAACAACCAGATTCCATAACCAACATCATTTGTATGAGAATAAAAACTTTGGTTTTTATACTTCCATCTGGGACAGGCTTTTTGGCACATACCGGGCTTAAAATCAACATTGATAATCTCAACATAGAAAGCGTTTCTTTTTTAGGACTTAATATTTTTCTTTATTCAATAAACAGATAGAAAGTATTTAAAATTTCAGTTCATATTCCATTCTCCATTCATATTTTATTTAAATACGACACGTTCTGTCGTTGTCTCCGTATATCTTTGTCAGAATAAATTTAATGATCAGTAAACCAGTGGTTAAAATTATATACCGGGTTGCATTAAGAATACAATAATATTCACAAATATTAGACTTAATATTGTCTTGTATTGTTAAATAATGTTAAATTCGGTGCGCTATTTATATGAAAACTAATATTAATTCAAAATACACAAACAGATGAAGAGAATCTATTCTGGTGCATGTATTCTATGTACCATTCTTGGGCTTTCTGCCCAGGAAGTATTATGGCAGAAAGATATCAAATCCAGTACGCAGGATTTTCTAAGCCAGGTGACCACCACCATCGATCAGCAATACCTTATCACAGGGAGCTCGATCCAAACCCAGAAACTTTCAACAGAAAATAAACAAAACAACGGCTACGATTTTCATTTGGTAAAACTGAACCAACAGGGCGATCAGGTCTGGGAAAAATACTTCTCAGGAAATAACCATGATTACCTTTCTGCTTCCGTAGCCACACAAGAAGGCGGATTTCTGTTAGCCGGAACTTCCTATTCCGGAAAAGGACTCGATAAAAAAGAAGATTCCAAAGGCGGATCAGATATCTGGCTGATCAGACTCAATGAATTCGGGGACGAACTTTGGCAGAAAACCTTAGGAACTTCCTCAGATGAAGAAGCCAGATCTGTCATTCAAAGTACAGATCTTGGATTCTTTGTAGCAGGCAATGTTCAGAACTCTTCTAAAGGCTATGGTTCCAAAGATGTTTTAATCACCAGACTGGATAAAAACGGAAAGATTCTTTCCGAAACTATCTTAGGCGGAAAAGGATTGGATGAAGTAGAGAAAATGATTCCTACACGCGATGGCGGAGCCTTATTGGGCATTTATTCCAGAAGTTCTGACGTTCGGGTTCCTGCATCCACAGATAAGACTACTGCAGCAAACTCTTATCCCGTATCGCGTACCCAAAAATCCACCGAAAACTTCGGAGAAGGCGATTACTGGATCGTGAAGCTTAACAAAGACGGGAAAGTGGAATGGGAAAAGAACTTTGGAGGAAAAGGCGATGATCATATCAGAACACTGGTTTTAACATCATCGGGATATATCATTGGTGGAGAATCCAGATCGGAAAGATCAGGAAATAAGTCGGTGGGCATTGAAGAAGGCACAGATCTTTGGCTGATTTCATTAAACGAAAGAGGCGAAGAGATGTGGCAGAAATCCTACAATTTCAAAAACAGGGATATTTTAATGGGGATGAGTGTTATTCAGAGCCAGGATTCAAGAGCCAAGAACCAGGACCTGACCAAAGGGATTTTATTAGGTGGCTATACTCAGGCAGAAGGGCACATGGAGAATGAAGATGAAACTTTCTGGATGTTGTACCTGAACCAGGATGGAAATGAGCAATGGAGAAAACATGTCAAAGGAGAATCCAGAAAAAGAGAAGAAAGACTATCAGATATAAAACTGAACAGAGATGGCTCCATTATTCTGGCAGGAACGAGTGCAGAGGAACTTGGAAAAGAGAACTGGAAGATTGTGAAACTGGGAGACAGTCAGATTAACAAACTGATCGAAAAACAGGATATCAAGATCTATCCGAATCCGGTATCAGACTATGCTTACGTAGAAATAGGGTTTGACTTCAAGGAAGCTGATATTATGCTGTATGATATGGGCGGAAGACAGCTTCAGAGCTTGAAAACTAAGAATAAAGTAACGAAGATTAACACCCAGAATCTGATTCAGGGGGCTTATCTGGTGACGATAAAAACTGATACGAATAAAACAGCGAATGCTAAACTCATAAAGAAATAAACAAAGATGAAAAAAAATATAACCAGTTTGTTCTTCTGCATGTCCTTAGGGATGGTATCAGCACAAACTTCAGGAAATAAACAGTCCACGCTTCCCAATATCATTCCTCCTTCTTCAGAATCCTATAAATTAGGGGCTTACGGAAATGTTCCTGTCAGCTTATTCACGGGAAATGCCAATGTAGATATTCCATTAACTTCTTATCAGACTAAGAATATTAAGATACCTATTAGACTCGGTTATTTCTCCAGTGGAATAAAAGTAGATGATATGAATGGTTCTACCGGGCTGGGTTGGAATCTTACTTCCGGTGGTGTGATCACACGGATAATAAGAGATCTTCCAGATGAAGACCATCAGACCAATATAACTATTCCTACAAACATTGATGCGCTTGGAGTACGAAATCCGGTTGTTATGCAATTTTTTCAGGATGCTTCACACGATGATGTTGATAGCGAACAGGACTTGTATATGGCTAGTTTTAATGGTATGCAGATCAAATTTGTTTTTGATAAAAGAGGGGTTCCTGTGATCTATTCACAAAAGGATGTCATCATTGAAGGCACCAGTGGAGGAAATTCCTTTACAATAACAGTAGATGACGGTACGAAGTATTATTTTACAGATAAAGAAACTACCTCCAACCGTACCTCCGGTGCAGGCCATTCTTTAATATCCATTTCTACTACTGCCTGGTATCTGACAAAAATTGAAGATATATCAAGCGGGGAGACTGTATTTATTGAGAATACTGAAGGAGGATATTCAACAACGATCAGCCAATCACAAACACTGTCTTATACTGCTCCCGGAGATCCAATGACCTCCGGTTGCGGAAATCCTGCATTTATTCGTTATCCCGAAGTAAGTCCAACCATTAGCCACAACCAGACGGTCAATGGCAGGCAGATCAAGAGAATATACAGCAGCAATCCTCTGTATGGAGAAATTATCTTTGATTACCTGCAGTCAGGAGGGAATACAGACTACAAACGATTGCAGAAAATCACGAAAAAAGTAAACAATATTCTGATCAATGACATCAGCCTTAATTATACTCTTACCGGCTATGACAGATTATTCCTTGACTCTGTACGTGATAATGTACTCAATACAACTCATAATTTTGAGTATAATCAGCCTCAGCAGTTGGTAGGCAGACTTTCTTATGCTAAAGATATCTGGGGATATTATAATGGAGAAGTAGGTAACACCACCTTGATTCCTATGATTGCAAAGTTGGCAGCCGTGAGTTCATATCCCTATGCCGCAACTCAGGTCAATGAAGAGAAAACACAAATCGGGATATTAAAAAAGATTATTTATCCCACCAAAGGATCTACAGATTTCCTTTATGAAAATAATACTGCGGTTTATAAAAATGTACTTCTGAGCCCTGTTGAATGGAATGGTGTCCAGATCAAGGCTGAAAATTGGGATAGTGACTTAACTCCCTTCCACACAACAAACAGCACAACATTTTCATCAATAAGAGATGAAGAAATTCCGCTTGGAGGTGGTGCTGCGTTTAACGGCAGCAAATGCAGTCAGGACCTTCAGGTTCCGGGAAAGCACAGGGCAAACGTTACGCTTAAAAGACCTAATGGACAGCCTGTTTTGTTTTATACAAAGAGCCCTTCCGGGGTACATACCAATGTAGGATATTCATTTACTTTTCCCATCAATGGGGATTCATTTTATGCACATATTCAAAAAAATGAGATACTGACCTTATCAATAACTACTCTTTTTGAATGTGTAAGGTCACAGGTTGGTGCAAGATATACCACCAGGGAAGCTGTATACGGAGACAAAGAAGGGCCGATAGGAGGATTGAGAATCAGTAAGATTACAGACAATACTGAAAATGGTGTTGCTACAACAAGGAAATTTGTCTATCATGATACCAATGAACAAACAACAGAAGCTATAGTATTAAGGACTCCTGCATTTGAAGAAGAGTTAAGTTTTACCAGAGCCTGTAATAGTTCAGTTACCCCCGGTAATCCCGGAGGAGGTACTTCGATGGGGGTTGAAAGGTTTCCATATTATACAGTCACTTCT includes:
- a CDS encoding T9SS-dependent choice-of-anchor J family protein, which translates into the protein MKKLFLLSIVLVSQAAAAQFQVWSNSFDTPADLQGWTTHDLNNNGNGWVQGQNIYFNGTTLTYGTSGTLRYSTSLVPTGTVPNFGSENDWIISPEINLEGASGTINLAAYIGRQRTTHLNFGRDLYIYVSTPQKPVPTLADFQTMAVDGSGNDIPSPYRIVAGTLSNPFPADLTQFKENLIDISAFAGKKIYIGLWSNRKTSGNNLQNINIDEMAIYASTFLGTKDVKKKENLTQIKENPVKEFLQFQLNPSFKESMTTVNIYNMAGQKVLSASYNRSVNVVSLQAGTYIAEVSDGKTTESLKFIKK
- a CDS encoding sterol desaturase family protein, whose product is MDLDWFDFSLYLKIFRQFSWLQWIVFSLLSNAFLCVFSIGLYQFIEKTCRKEQLQEQSHPVTRSDFSLCLLTIFCNSLVMLLGVFLWKANWIILDQNPSTGSAVLETIALILLMDLLMYFFHYAAHLPFVYKILHGKHHEHISTNFLSLFVLHPFETIGFGFMILALLMSYDFSVMSITFYLLINLIWGTIGHLNREFFPASFDNFFIGTTRFHNQHHLYENKNFGFYTSIWDRLFGTYRA
- a CDS encoding S41 family peptidase, producing the protein MKKYFNFQLLLLFAVSIFILSCNNNDDESIPNFPEGSTESVNLWVQDSMRRYYYWADQMPAKPDYHLPVKDFFKSLLYSQDRFSFMVNTQDPSSYPRSVRNMYGFDYAVIQLANGSVVTAVKLVMKNSPAFNSGLQRGMMITKINGKTITAANAEELTSSIKDQTVIELTVGNWKNGAVTDEKSITVYYGYSFEQPLESKIFEKNGKKTGYLYVYDFPDGMTSVLNQKFAAFKAAGVQELILDLRYNYGGSVSSAAALCSLIPSGISSSSPFIIYRGNKNGGEVKRTFAQQITYDPGALDFNSLHANALNLNKVYILTSGSTASASEIVINNLKPYMQVIQVGDVTLGKDMAGFIVEDKRKPKKISWLLHPVIYKVFNANGEGAYSNGISPQITANEYTTLPLLPLGDAEETLISSALNSIYSKSAGKEALDKSVKVLFQSDTPSAAIGK
- a CDS encoding TonB-dependent receptor, with the protein product MKRLKCGLTVAAVFFTVAAEAQELVQKVSFTVPASRPLIEVLEDFAGKTGMRLAYSKMDIKELNVKGVKCENISVNNCLKDITSGLPVAFRLHGDLISIKYEGTGISVTGDGKISGKIVDEIGNPVTGAEVTVGRKTIMTDNNGDFVVDLPSGIYTLTVKASKYSPLRVEKLSVSNNETNMVSFAMKHASDKITDIKEVVITANRKADTQAGLLAQQKKAAQMSDGISAEQIAKTPDSDVGGTLKRVTGITTIDNKYVVVRSMGERWNTAAMDGINLPSTEAYNQNFSFDIIPTAMVESIVVSKTATPDMNASFAGGYVEVRTKDIPNENFTTVSVGTSYNDQSAFKEFLTRKQGKYDYFGYDDGTRDFPKGLEPTDWNNPLFFEQSKRFTNDNFSTFKTKADMGSNLQVALGRTFALKNNNKWGFAGAFTVRNEQNKLDIDHTGRGNWLDTTAPYDPNWQANGTNPIVFYNFKNKGASYNYNSTLGGMLNFGLQLGKNRISFRNSYTHIYDNTLTRTTGWNEYTGGSGMAVNAEASYNYFYNGIIPNNNPAQIKALDKPYTDNTDYPIYQTLLQNKLEGNHKVGNVDINWFAARTGVKSDTKDYTQYLSQYDFVGSEILTYHMIYNSASNFYRGYIANKETDYNYGTSLKWNIDTGSFKTDIKAGYAGVVKNNTNQQQKFFLRVDENRDVPNSEKGFISMYGSLNQWFDGSKYVPGGIGWQTKPMYKNDRYEGKVTQNAFYVMFDNRWKNQFRLVWGVRAEYFKYDLVSQQIDEADNQTVKKAPIDDKAWQWMPSLNFTYSPTNKINVRLAYNKTVIRPQFNERTGLPYFDPVANGLIYNTEMTSSVVNNYDFKFEWFPGLGEIFSAGLYYKDINRPIEREGRLSDEGNLYLYNGNSKNAKLKGVEAEVRKNLGFIAEGSLLEKLYINGNFTYNTTKVIAFKDQYKTGDDDRTYEVERPLYGQTPYAYNLGVTYDGNRLGASFLYNAKGDQYITVGYAYNGEEIQRPYAVADAQISYKFLRNRNLEVKFNAKNLFNRVKEFYNNFNSYSVPNGSAGSTISTDREAWQLLPGATDKYDKNIDKITFRAYSGRVFGVSVNYTF